In the Quadrisphaera sp. RL12-1S genome, one interval contains:
- a CDS encoding DUF3054 domain-containing protein, producing the protein MVAALVVDVALVLVFAAVGRRSHGEAGAVVGLAHTAWPFLAGLGAGWLLVALLGSRRSWSPLALVPAGLVVWAATLLGGHLLRLVSGQGSAWSFAVVSAVVLAVFLLGWRALRTPLARVLRSTRASGHGPRGQD; encoded by the coding sequence CTGGTGGCGGCGCTCGTCGTCGACGTCGCGCTCGTCCTGGTCTTCGCCGCTGTGGGACGCCGCTCGCACGGCGAGGCCGGTGCCGTGGTGGGACTGGCGCACACCGCCTGGCCGTTCCTGGCCGGGCTCGGCGCCGGCTGGCTGCTGGTGGCGCTGCTCGGGTCGCGCCGCAGCTGGTCGCCGCTGGCGTTGGTGCCCGCAGGCCTGGTGGTGTGGGCCGCGACGCTGCTGGGCGGGCACCTGCTGCGGCTGGTCTCCGGCCAGGGCAGCGCGTGGAGCTTCGCGGTGGTCAGCGCCGTCGTCCTGGCGGTGTTCCTGCTGGGATGGCGGGCTCTGAGGACGCCGCTGGCCCGCGTGCTGCGGAGCACGCGGGCCAGCGGGCACGGTCCTCGCGGCCAGGACTAG